A window from Cyprinus carpio isolate SPL01 unplaced genomic scaffold, ASM1834038v1 S000006488, whole genome shotgun sequence encodes these proteins:
- the LOC109076018 gene encoding uncharacterized protein LOC109076018: MYMAELREMLKKYLTEERIESTLRRVSRASHPPGSSEGNAVAREILQNLQNLRMDHTWTDSHYATLQFPSRTQPNTLWLVDSEGEELEEIPLDSEGYCAYSARGTATTPDIRYHPHHHCITLNTTLLNEDDNREWRCEVTQRDQVQTSVTYTVKSSAQADSTTAGIPVHSTKSPTTTAVIPVTDSPTAAGITTEVTVTVVCASFVLLLLALILWMMIRKKRSGVRRATDDSVDPSSRAGTNSLFCESQVNLEALHSSPESRQTSPSQVVSPHL; encoded by the exons GCGTGTGAGCCGGGCGTCTCATCCTCCGGGCTCTTCAGAAGGAAACGCGGTGGCCAGAGAAATCCTGCAGAACCTGCAGAACCTGCGCATGGACCACACCTGGACCGACTCGCACTACGCCACGCTGCAGTTTCCCTCCAG GACGCAGCCCAACACGCTCTGGTTGGTCGATTCCGAGGGGGAGGAGCTCGAGGAGATTCCGCTGGACAGCGAGGGATACTGCGCCTACAGCGCCCGCGGAACGGCCACG actccagatatcagatatcatCCTCACCATCACTGTATCACTCTGAAtacaacactcctgaatgaagatgacaacagagagtggagatgtgAAGTTACTCAGAGAGATCAAGTCCAGACCTCAGTCACATACACTGTCAAGAGTTCAG CTCAAGCTGATTCAACGACAGCAGGGATTCCAGTCCACAGCACAAAATCACCTACAACAACAGCAGTGATTCCAGTCACAGACTCACCTACAGCAGCAGGGATTACTACAGAAG TGACTGTGACTGTTGTCTGCGCTTCattcgttcttcttcttcttgctctgATTCTTTGGATGATGATTCGTAAGAAAAGATCCG GTGTCAGAAGAGCGACTGATGACTCTGTG GATCCGTCATCCAGAGCTGGGACCAACTCATTGTTTTGCGAGTCACAAGTAAATCTTGAGGCTCTGCATTCAAGTCCCGAGTCAAGACAGACAAGTCCAAGTCAAGTAGTAAGTCCCCATCTTTAA